Proteins encoded within one genomic window of Sphingosinicella ginsenosidimutans:
- a CDS encoding murein L,D-transpeptidase catalytic domain family protein, with protein sequence MLSRRQIVEAGCAAGVLSLTAGSPLIAAVVDPSTLRRRPDAQPASPYENPVTPDAVPARPRVLVDPSIDPQLVTRARAAFDRHRGALTRTETVAIVDFAKSSSEPRFYLLDTNTGRVTRHLVAHGRGSDPAHTGFLQRFSNAIGSEASSSGGYVVSTYYDGKYGRSMRVRGLDPSNSNAEARSIVVHTAWYAEPGIVAEMGRLGRSEGCFALPRASLQEAMARLGPGHFLYADRIA encoded by the coding sequence ATGTTGTCGCGAAGGCAGATCGTCGAGGCTGGATGCGCCGCCGGCGTGCTTTCCCTGACGGCGGGATCGCCGCTGATCGCCGCCGTCGTCGATCCATCGACGCTCCGCCGCCGGCCGGATGCCCAGCCGGCCTCGCCCTATGAAAACCCGGTGACGCCCGATGCGGTTCCCGCCCGTCCGCGCGTCCTGGTCGATCCGTCGATAGATCCGCAGCTCGTGACCCGCGCGCGCGCCGCCTTCGATCGGCACCGCGGCGCGCTGACCCGGACGGAGACGGTCGCGATCGTCGACTTCGCCAAGTCATCGAGCGAGCCGCGTTTCTACCTGCTCGACACGAATACGGGCCGGGTGACCCGTCACCTCGTCGCCCATGGCCGCGGTTCGGATCCGGCGCATACCGGCTTCCTGCAGCGCTTTTCGAACGCGATCGGATCGGAGGCGAGCTCCAGCGGCGGCTATGTCGTCAGCACCTATTATGACGGCAAATATGGCCGATCGATGCGGGTGCGCGGGCTCGATCCTTCGAACAGCAATGCCGAGGCACGCTCGATCGTCGTCCACACCGCCTGGTATGCAGAGCCGGGCATCGTCGCCGAAATGGGCCGGCTCGGCCGCAGCGAGGGCTGCTTCGCCTTGCCGCGCGCGAGCCTTCAGGAGGCGATGGCGCGGCTCGGGCCCGGCCATTTTCTCTACGCGGATCGCATCGCCTGA
- a CDS encoding DUF4440 domain-containing protein, whose product MGWMVRSMLGAAMSLAALAGARAQPPSALDSLIAAERAFADYTAANGIKRGFLAYAADQAFSFRPGPTPIRPRLQAMPDAVPPGEPLRWWPLYAGVANSGDLGFTSGGVNGPTRYFTVWLRQEDGRWRWVYDGGVDLAAPLPGSPTDPVVRLAPAAGGAGSPELALAELARIENQLAEAAAEDSAAAHRAWLAADALIAGSPVATLPRTADHEAELARWPARVSLRRQGGVASRDGDLAFTWGEARWRDGDSPRWGHYARMWQKQPDGWRMVADLQLKAEGEPPAE is encoded by the coding sequence ATGGGATGGATGGTGCGGTCGATGCTCGGCGCAGCGATGTCGCTCGCCGCCCTTGCCGGTGCGCGGGCGCAGCCGCCATCGGCCCTGGACAGCCTGATCGCCGCCGAGCGGGCCTTCGCCGATTATACCGCCGCGAACGGCATAAAGCGCGGCTTCCTCGCTTATGCCGCGGATCAGGCATTCAGCTTCCGGCCCGGCCCGACGCCGATCCGCCCGCGTCTTCAGGCGATGCCGGATGCGGTTCCGCCCGGTGAACCGCTGCGCTGGTGGCCGCTTTATGCTGGCGTCGCCAATTCGGGGGACCTCGGCTTCACCAGCGGCGGCGTCAACGGGCCGACCCGCTACTTCACCGTCTGGCTGCGCCAGGAGGACGGACGCTGGCGCTGGGTCTATGACGGCGGCGTCGATCTTGCCGCGCCATTGCCCGGAAGCCCGACCGATCCGGTCGTCCGCCTCGCTCCGGCCGCCGGGGGCGCGGGCTCGCCGGAGCTGGCGCTCGCCGAACTCGCGCGGATCGAAAACCAGCTCGCCGAGGCCGCCGCCGAGGATTCAGCCGCCGCCCATCGCGCGTGGCTCGCGGCGGATGCGCTGATCGCGGGATCGCCGGTGGCGACGCTGCCCCGCACCGCGGATCACGAGGCCGAGCTTGCGCGCTGGCCGGCGCGGGTGTCGCTTCGCCGGCAGGGCGGCGTCGCCAGCCGCGACGGCGATCTCGCTTTCACCTGGGGAGAAGCGCGCTGGCGCGACGGCGATTCGCCGCGCTGGGGCCATTATGCGCGAATGTGGCAGAAGCAGCCGGACGGCTGGCGGATGGTCGCGGACCTTCAGCTCAAGGCCGAGGGCGAACCGCCGGCCGAGTGA
- a CDS encoding L,D-transpeptidase family protein — MRHARLSLLAIALASPTMPGAIQSAALAQNAAQPPVNLLPPPPATATPAPVQIVWQRRAAEALYQYIQAIGQEGLDPAIYNPDRLRAAIDSGDDVMLGAVATPIFTRLASDLAGGYVRGDSRVDWHMPMNTIDAASQQAMLVRASQGDVAATLNALLPTHPQYLGLKQALANTPPDDIARRDIIRANMERWRWMPRDLGARHVIVNVPAFTVALVQDGRVVTRHRGVVGARRTPTPQLSARISAVTVNPWWNVPQSIASTMRSTAGYQVREVNGTRLIRQPPGPRNALGRLKIEMPNEWAIYLHDTPAQALFDRPVRAFSHGCIRTQYVRDFAADLLAPGNGQWDRAAIDAAIARGDTRSITLAQPVPVYISYFTAAATTDGNIVTYPDIYGRDAPVRQALNRASAATQQASRN, encoded by the coding sequence ATGAGACACGCTCGCCTGTCGCTTCTCGCGATCGCCCTCGCCTCGCCGACCATGCCCGGCGCCATCCAGTCCGCGGCACTGGCGCAGAACGCCGCGCAGCCCCCGGTCAACCTGCTCCCGCCTCCGCCAGCGACGGCGACGCCCGCGCCGGTCCAGATCGTGTGGCAACGCCGCGCCGCCGAGGCGCTCTACCAATATATTCAGGCGATCGGCCAGGAAGGGCTCGATCCGGCGATCTACAATCCGGATCGGCTGCGCGCGGCGATCGACAGCGGCGACGACGTCATGCTCGGCGCGGTCGCGACGCCGATCTTCACCCGTCTCGCGAGCGATCTTGCCGGCGGCTATGTGCGCGGCGATTCACGCGTCGACTGGCACATGCCGATGAATACGATCGATGCCGCGAGCCAGCAGGCGATGCTGGTCCGCGCGAGCCAGGGCGACGTTGCCGCGACGCTGAACGCGCTGCTGCCCACCCATCCGCAATATCTCGGGCTTAAGCAGGCGCTTGCCAACACGCCGCCCGACGATATCGCCCGCCGCGACATCATCCGCGCCAACATGGAGCGCTGGCGCTGGATGCCGCGCGATCTCGGCGCCCGGCACGTCATCGTCAACGTCCCCGCCTTCACCGTCGCGCTCGTCCAGGACGGGCGGGTGGTGACGCGCCATCGCGGCGTGGTCGGCGCCCGGCGGACCCCGACGCCGCAGCTTTCCGCGCGCATCTCCGCCGTCACCGTCAATCCCTGGTGGAACGTACCGCAGAGCATCGCATCGACGATGCGGAGCACCGCCGGCTATCAGGTGCGGGAGGTCAACGGCACGCGGTTGATCCGGCAGCCGCCGGGGCCGCGCAATGCGCTCGGCCGATTGAAGATCGAGATGCCCAACGAATGGGCGATCTACCTCCACGACACCCCGGCCCAGGCGCTGTTCGATCGGCCGGTGCGTGCGTTCAGCCACGGCTGCATCCGGACCCAATATGTGCGGGATTTCGCGGCCGATCTGCTCGCTCCGGGGAACGGCCAGTGGGATCGTGCGGCGATCGATGCGGCGATCGCACGCGGCGATACGCGCTCGATCACCCTCGCCCAGCCGGTGCCGGTCTACATCTCCTATTTCACGGCCGCCGCGACGACCGACGGCAATATCGTGACCTATCCGGACATTTACGGGCGCGACGCGCCGGTCCGGCAGGCGCTGAACCGGGCGAGCGCCGCCACCCAGCAGGCGAGCCGCAACTGA
- the aqpZ gene encoding aquaporin Z yields MTNTQRGLAEFFGTFWLVFGGCGSAVLAAGVPDLGIGYAGVALAFGLTVLTMCYTIGHISGCHLNPAVTIGLWAGRRFPARDIPLYVVAQLLGAIVAAAVLYEIARGNPDWSLAANGLAQNGFGDHSPNGFSLESGLIIEVVLTFFFLMIIMGATDTRAPAGFAPIAIGLALTLIHLISIPVTNTSVNPARSTGPAIIAGGWALQQLWLFWVAPIAGGLIGGIVYRAIGGEAEVRPPIEGEAL; encoded by the coding sequence ATGACGAACACGCAGCGCGGGCTTGCCGAATTCTTCGGCACCTTCTGGCTGGTCTTCGGCGGTTGCGGAAGCGCGGTGCTCGCGGCCGGGGTGCCCGATCTCGGTATCGGCTATGCGGGCGTTGCGCTTGCTTTCGGCCTGACCGTGCTCACCATGTGCTACACGATCGGCCACATTTCCGGCTGCCATCTCAACCCGGCGGTGACGATCGGGCTATGGGCCGGCCGGCGCTTTCCCGCCCGCGACATCCCGCTCTACGTCGTCGCCCAGCTCCTCGGCGCGATCGTCGCCGCGGCGGTGCTATACGAAATCGCGCGCGGCAATCCGGATTGGTCGCTGGCCGCCAACGGCCTCGCCCAGAACGGCTTCGGCGATCATTCGCCGAACGGCTTCTCGCTGGAATCGGGCCTCATCATCGAGGTGGTGCTGACCTTCTTCTTCCTGATGATCATCATGGGCGCCACGGACACGCGCGCGCCGGCCGGTTTCGCGCCGATTGCGATCGGCCTCGCGTTGACGCTGATCCACCTCATCTCGATCCCGGTCACCAACACGTCGGTCAATCCGGCGCGCTCGACCGGGCCGGCGATCATCGCTGGCGGCTGGGCGCTCCAGCAGCTCTGGCTGTTCTGGGTCGCGCCGATCGCCGGCGGGCTCATCGGCGGGATCGTCTATCGCGCGATCGGCGGCGAAGCCGAGGTGCGCCCGCCGATCGAGGGAGAGGCGCTTTAG
- a CDS encoding threonine synthase: MKTNDNLTAERPTFVTHLECSMTGERYEADRLHNLSAGGWPLLVRYDLVAAGAALTREALAARPMDLWRWRELLPVRRTENVVSLGETATPIVPLPATGARIGIGDLSVKDEGRLPTGSFKARGLVMALSMAKELGTTKIAMPTNGNAGAALAAYASRAGIETVVLCPADTPEVNVREIAAQGARVYRVNGLIDQCGAIVAEGAKKGEWFDFSTLKEPYRIEGKKTMGLELIEQLGWDVPDVIFYPTGGGTGLIGMWKAFDELEALGFIGTKRPRMVAVQAEGCAPIVRAFEAGEDHAPRWEDAHTIASGIRVPKAIGDFLILRAVRDSGGFAIAVSDAEIAAALDESATADGLLLCPEGAATLAAAKKARAEGRIDANDKVVLFNCATGLKYPLPDLSRTLDRTGPIDHALL, translated from the coding sequence ATGAAGACCAACGACAACCTCACTGCGGAGCGCCCTACCTTCGTCACCCATCTCGAATGCTCGATGACCGGCGAGCGTTATGAGGCCGATCGGCTCCACAATCTTTCGGCGGGCGGCTGGCCGCTTCTGGTGCGCTACGATCTCGTCGCCGCCGGCGCAGCGCTCACCAGGGAGGCGCTTGCAGCGCGGCCGATGGACCTGTGGCGTTGGCGCGAGTTGCTGCCGGTGCGCCGCACGGAAAACGTCGTGAGCCTCGGCGAGACCGCCACCCCGATCGTGCCGCTGCCGGCGACCGGCGCGCGAATCGGCATCGGCGATCTTTCGGTGAAGGACGAGGGTCGCCTGCCGACGGGATCGTTCAAGGCGCGCGGGCTGGTCATGGCGCTGTCGATGGCGAAGGAACTCGGCACGACCAAGATCGCGATGCCGACCAACGGCAATGCCGGCGCCGCGCTCGCCGCTTATGCCAGCCGGGCCGGGATCGAGACGGTGGTGCTGTGCCCCGCCGACACGCCCGAGGTGAACGTGCGCGAGATCGCCGCGCAGGGCGCCCGCGTCTATCGGGTGAACGGCCTCATCGACCAATGCGGCGCGATCGTCGCCGAGGGGGCGAAGAAGGGCGAATGGTTCGATTTCTCGACGCTCAAGGAACCCTACCGGATCGAGGGCAAGAAGACGATGGGGCTGGAGCTGATCGAACAGCTCGGCTGGGACGTGCCCGACGTCATCTTCTATCCCACCGGCGGCGGCACCGGCCTCATCGGCATGTGGAAGGCGTTCGACGAGCTGGAGGCGCTCGGCTTCATCGGAACGAAGCGGCCGCGCATGGTCGCGGTGCAGGCAGAAGGCTGCGCGCCGATCGTCCGGGCGTTCGAGGCCGGCGAGGATCACGCGCCGCGCTGGGAAGACGCGCACACGATCGCCTCCGGCATCCGCGTGCCCAAGGCGATCGGCGATTTCCTGATCCTTCGCGCTGTCCGGGACAGCGGCGGCTTTGCCATCGCCGTCTCCGACGCCGAGATCGCGGCGGCGCTGGACGAGTCGGCGACGGCGGACGGGCTGCTGCTCTGCCCAGAAGGCGCCGCGACGCTGGCGGCGGCGAAGAAGGCGCGCGCCGAAGGACGGATCGACGCGAACGACAAGGTCGTCCTGTTCAACTGCGCGACCGGGCTCAAATATCCGCTGCCCGATCTGTCGCGCACGCTCGACCGGACCGGGCCGATCGATCACGCGCTTCTGTAG
- the glmM gene encoding phosphoglucosamine mutase codes for MTRKFFGTDGIRGRTNQMPMTAEMALKVGQAAGAHFLRGSHRHRVVIGKDTRLSGYMMETALVAGFTSVGMDVVMVGPVPTPAVAMLTQSMRADIGVMISASHNKFADNGIKLFGPDGYKLSDEDEAAIEALLEAQPLLVPPEQIGRAKRIEDARGRYIHAAKATFPADLRLDGLKVVVDCANGAAYQVAPSALWELGAEVVAIGVEPNGLNINEECGSTDTGLLRRTVVETGADIGIALDGDADRLIVVDETGTIIDGDQLMALIATAWHQRGALRGGGLVATVMSNLGLERYLEGQGIALVRAPVGDRYVLEQMRAGGFNVGGEQSGHIILSDYGTTGDGLVAALQVLAELVQAGRPASEVLNLFQPLPQLLKNVRFEGGAPLETAAVRDAIAAGEARLSGRGRLLIRKSGTEPVIRVMAEGEDEALVADVVDSICAAVQAA; via the coding sequence ATGACCCGCAAATTCTTCGGCACGGACGGGATCCGCGGCCGCACCAACCAGATGCCGATGACCGCCGAAATGGCGCTGAAGGTCGGCCAGGCCGCCGGCGCGCACTTCCTGCGCGGGAGCCACCGGCACCGAGTCGTCATCGGCAAGGACACGCGCCTGTCCGGCTACATGATGGAAACGGCGCTCGTCGCCGGCTTCACCAGCGTCGGCATGGACGTGGTGATGGTCGGCCCGGTGCCGACGCCGGCGGTGGCGATGCTGACCCAGTCGATGCGCGCGGACATCGGCGTGATGATCTCCGCCAGCCACAACAAGTTCGCGGACAACGGCATCAAGCTTTTCGGCCCCGACGGCTACAAGCTGTCCGACGAGGACGAAGCGGCGATCGAGGCGCTGCTCGAGGCGCAGCCCCTCCTGGTGCCGCCCGAGCAGATCGGTCGCGCCAAGCGCATCGAGGACGCGCGCGGGCGCTACATCCACGCCGCGAAGGCGACCTTTCCGGCCGATCTCAGGCTCGATGGCCTCAAGGTCGTTGTCGATTGCGCGAACGGCGCGGCCTACCAGGTCGCGCCGTCGGCCCTGTGGGAGCTTGGCGCGGAGGTGGTCGCGATCGGGGTCGAGCCCAACGGGCTCAACATCAATGAGGAATGCGGATCGACCGACACGGGCCTGCTGAGGCGAACGGTTGTGGAGACCGGCGCCGATATCGGCATTGCGCTCGATGGCGATGCCGACCGGCTGATCGTCGTGGACGAGACCGGCACGATCATCGACGGCGACCAGCTGATGGCCCTGATCGCCACGGCCTGGCACCAGCGCGGGGCGCTGCGCGGCGGCGGGCTGGTCGCAACGGTGATGTCCAACCTCGGCCTTGAGCGCTACCTTGAGGGGCAGGGGATCGCCCTCGTCCGCGCCCCGGTGGGCGATCGCTATGTGCTGGAGCAGATGCGCGCCGGCGGGTTCAATGTCGGCGGCGAGCAATCGGGGCACATCATCCTTTCCGATTATGGCACCACCGGCGACGGCCTTGTCGCCGCGCTCCAGGTGCTGGCCGAGCTGGTCCAGGCCGGGCGCCCGGCGAGCGAAGTGCTGAACCTGTTCCAGCCTCTGCCGCAGCTGCTGAAGAACGTTCGTTTCGAGGGCGGCGCACCGCTCGAGACCGCCGCGGTCCGGGACGCCATCGCAGCGGGCGAAGCGCGCCTTTCGGGGCGCGGCCGCCTGCTCATCCGCAAGTCGGGAACAGAGCCGGTGATCCGCGTGATGGCCGAAGGCGAGGATGAGGCACTGGTTGCGGACGTGGTCGATTCGATCTGCGCGGCGGTGCAGGCGGCCTGA
- the msrA gene encoding peptide-methionine (S)-S-oxide reductase MsrA, whose amino-acid sequence MAEQQAILAGGCFWCTEAVFNDVIGVSKVESGYTGGTVTSPTYRQVCGGDTGHAEAIRVTFDPDQLSYDDLLDIFFATHDPTQLNRQGNDIGTQYRSAIFPNSPEQEEAAKQAIARNQANWPAPIATTIEPLGTWWPAEDYHQAYWEGEGQRSPYCLAVIPPKLQKLRKSFAARVKSETAA is encoded by the coding sequence ATGGCCGAACAGCAGGCGATCCTTGCCGGCGGATGCTTCTGGTGCACCGAGGCCGTGTTCAACGACGTGATCGGCGTCTCGAAGGTTGAAAGCGGCTATACCGGCGGCACCGTGACGAGCCCGACCTACCGCCAGGTCTGCGGCGGCGACACCGGCCACGCCGAGGCGATCCGGGTGACCTTCGATCCCGATCAGCTGTCCTATGACGATCTGCTCGACATCTTCTTCGCGACCCACGATCCGACGCAGCTCAATCGCCAGGGCAACGATATCGGGACGCAATACCGGTCCGCCATCTTCCCGAACTCGCCCGAACAGGAAGAGGCCGCGAAGCAGGCGATCGCGCGCAACCAGGCGAACTGGCCCGCGCCGATCGCGACGACGATCGAGCCGCTCGGCACGTGGTGGCCGGCGGAGGATTATCACCAGGCCTATTGGGAAGGCGAAGGACAGCGCAGCCCCTATTGCCTCGCCGTCATCCCGCCCAAGCTCCAGAAGCTCCGCAAGAGCTTCGCCGCCCGCGTGAAGAGCGAAACCGCCGCCTAG
- a CDS encoding response regulator transcription factor, whose product MTRQTDQRNVYVVDDNRDVRRSLSYMLSASDTPSRPFGSGQDFLDSLDDLQPGCILLDLRMPVMDGFAVMEALARRGVDWPVIVMTGHGEISIAVRAMKQGAIDFIQKPFAEEALSGCLETGFKLLAERLEAGQRRRVARERVDQLTARETEVLEGLLAGESNKQLAGRLGISLRTVEMHRGNMMDRLAVANLAEALTLAMEAGLKPADPVATSEGAARQPA is encoded by the coding sequence GTGACCAGACAGACCGACCAACGCAACGTCTACGTCGTCGACGACAATCGCGACGTTCGCCGATCATTGAGCTATATGTTGAGCGCGTCGGACACGCCGTCCCGGCCGTTCGGATCGGGGCAGGATTTCCTCGACTCGCTCGACGATCTCCAGCCCGGCTGCATCCTGCTCGATCTTCGCATGCCGGTGATGGACGGCTTCGCGGTGATGGAGGCGCTGGCCAGGCGCGGCGTCGACTGGCCGGTGATCGTGATGACCGGCCATGGCGAGATTTCGATCGCCGTGCGCGCGATGAAGCAGGGCGCGATCGATTTCATCCAGAAGCCGTTCGCCGAAGAGGCGTTGAGCGGCTGCCTGGAAACCGGCTTCAAGCTGCTCGCCGAACGGCTCGAGGCCGGCCAGCGCCGCCGCGTCGCCCGCGAACGGGTCGATCAGCTCACCGCGCGCGAGACAGAGGTTCTCGAAGGCCTGCTCGCGGGCGAATCGAACAAGCAGCTCGCCGGCCGCCTCGGCATCTCGCTTCGCACGGTCGAGATGCATCGCGGCAACATGATGGACCGGCTCGCCGTCGCCAATCTTGCGGAGGCGCTGACGCTGGCGATGGAGGCGGGCTTGAAGCCGGCCGATCCCGTCGCCACTTCGGAAGGAGCCGCCCGGCAGCCCGCCTGA
- a CDS encoding L-threonylcarbamoyladenylate synthase: MQPGNTRVLPLGPQAIDEAARLIAEGWPVAVPTETVYGLAADATSGAAVARIYEAKGRPSFNPLIVHVPGLDAARRIAHFDPMAERLAAAHWPGPLTLVLPLREAAGIASLVTAGLSTVALRVPAHRAMRALLAAVGRPLAAPSANASGRISPTRAEHVLASLGGRIPLILDGGLTALGLESTIVAVDGEGLRLLRPGPIDLGLEPTARGRIEAPGQLASHYAPAKPVRLDATEAAADEWLIGFGEVTGDASLSPSGDLVEAAARLFDALHQAEAAPRARIAVAPIPDTGLGAAINDRLRRAAAPRPETT; this comes from the coding sequence GTGCAGCCCGGAAACACCCGCGTCCTTCCTCTCGGTCCCCAAGCGATCGACGAGGCCGCGCGCCTGATCGCCGAAGGTTGGCCGGTCGCGGTGCCGACGGAGACTGTCTACGGCCTCGCGGCCGACGCGACCAGCGGGGCCGCGGTTGCACGCATCTACGAAGCGAAGGGAAGGCCGAGCTTCAACCCGTTGATCGTCCATGTTCCCGGTCTCGATGCAGCGCGCCGGATCGCGCATTTCGATCCGATGGCGGAGCGGCTTGCGGCCGCGCACTGGCCGGGGCCGCTGACGCTGGTCCTGCCGCTGCGCGAGGCGGCGGGGATCGCATCTTTGGTGACCGCCGGGCTTTCGACCGTGGCGCTGCGCGTGCCGGCGCATCGGGCGATGCGCGCGCTGCTCGCGGCGGTCGGGAGGCCGCTCGCGGCGCCTTCGGCCAATGCGAGCGGGCGGATCAGCCCGACGCGCGCCGAGCATGTGCTGGCCAGCCTTGGCGGGCGGATACCGCTGATCCTCGATGGTGGGCTGACCGCGCTCGGCCTCGAATCGACGATCGTGGCGGTCGACGGGGAGGGGCTTCGGCTGCTTCGTCCGGGGCCGATCGATCTCGGGCTCGAACCGACTGCGCGCGGGCGGATCGAGGCGCCGGGACAGCTCGCCAGCCATTACGCCCCGGCCAAGCCGGTCCGCCTCGACGCGACCGAGGCGGCCGCGGATGAATGGCTGATCGGCTTCGGGGAGGTGACCGGCGACGCGAGCCTCAGCCCGTCGGGCGATCTCGTCGAGGCCGCCGCGCGCCTGTTCGACGCGCTCCACCAGGCCGAGGCCGCGCCGCGCGCGCGAATCGCGGTGGCACCCATTCCCGACACCGGCCTGGGGGCCGCGATCAACGACCGACTGCGCCGGGCCGCGGCGCCACGACCGGAGACGACATGA
- a CDS encoding dicarboxylate/amino acid:cation symporter, whose amino-acid sequence MSKAGRILFALVAGLVLGIVAARVAPGLAAGAATVAEPIGALWLNALQMTIVPLVVALLVTGIAASAEAAKAGRLAVKALVLFVILLWSSALVAAVMTPLLLDLFPLPAAAATALRQALTTTAPVGQVPGFGDFVRGIVPTNPVTAAASDAILPLIVFTLVFAFAVIRLGPTQRRLIVDFFKAIENAMLIVINWVLWIGPVGVLALAYVVGVRAGSAAFGALLHYVLIVTATGTIVWLAAWPLALFGARIPLGRFTRALLPSQAVALSTQSSLATLPAMLKATDRLGIPVAPAGIVLPMAVAIFRATGPVMNLAVAIYVAYWFGVDLTPMRLAAGVAAAAVTTMGAVGIPGQASFITSIAPICISMGVPIEPLGLLIAVETLPDLMRTLGNVSMDVAVTATVTRNSDLGRAPTPEETA is encoded by the coding sequence ATGTCAAAGGCCGGACGCATCCTCTTCGCCCTCGTCGCCGGCCTCGTGCTCGGCATTGTCGCAGCCCGCGTGGCGCCCGGCCTCGCGGCGGGCGCAGCCACGGTCGCCGAGCCGATCGGCGCTCTTTGGCTCAATGCGCTCCAGATGACGATCGTGCCGCTGGTCGTCGCCCTCCTCGTCACCGGCATCGCTGCATCGGCCGAGGCGGCCAAGGCCGGTCGGCTGGCGGTCAAGGCGCTGGTTCTCTTCGTGATCCTGCTCTGGTCTTCCGCACTGGTCGCGGCGGTGATGACACCGCTCCTGCTCGATCTCTTCCCGCTGCCCGCCGCCGCCGCGACGGCGCTTCGCCAGGCGCTGACGACGACCGCGCCGGTCGGCCAGGTGCCGGGTTTCGGGGATTTCGTGCGCGGCATCGTGCCGACCAATCCGGTGACCGCGGCCGCGAGCGACGCGATCCTGCCGCTGATCGTATTCACCCTCGTTTTCGCCTTCGCCGTCATCCGTCTCGGACCCACGCAGCGACGGCTGATCGTCGATTTCTTCAAGGCGATCGAAAATGCGATGCTGATCGTCATCAACTGGGTCTTGTGGATCGGCCCCGTCGGCGTCCTCGCGCTCGCTTATGTCGTCGGCGTCCGTGCCGGCAGCGCCGCCTTCGGCGCCCTGCTCCATTATGTCCTCATCGTGACCGCGACCGGCACGATCGTCTGGCTCGCCGCCTGGCCGCTCGCCTTGTTCGGCGCGCGCATCCCTCTCGGCCGCTTCACCCGCGCCCTGCTGCCGAGCCAGGCGGTCGCGCTGTCCACGCAAAGCTCGCTGGCAACCCTGCCGGCGATGCTGAAGGCGACGGATCGGCTCGGCATCCCTGTCGCGCCTGCCGGCATCGTGCTGCCGATGGCGGTCGCGATCTTCCGCGCGACCGGGCCGGTGATGAACCTCGCTGTCGCCATCTATGTCGCTTACTGGTTCGGCGTCGATCTGACGCCGATGCGCCTTGCCGCCGGGGTCGCCGCCGCAGCGGTGACGACGATGGGCGCGGTCGGCATTCCGGGCCAGGCGAGCTTCATCACCTCGATCGCCCCGATCTGCATCTCCATGGGAGTTCCGATCGAGCCGCTGGGCCTGCTGATCGCGGTCGAGACCCTGCCGGATCTCATGCGTACGCTCGGCAATGTCAGCATGGACGTCGCGGTGACCGCGACGGTCACGCGCAACAGCGATCTCGGCCGTGCGCCGACGCCGGAGGAGACGGCGTGA
- a CDS encoding DUF4383 domain-containing protein: MTSRGFALALGVLLVLMGLAGFVPQLIRPAGGVHGLSLDAGRPLLFGWFGATALHNVVYAAIGVAGIVGSRSLTGAVSWCRRAGLAFFVLMLCGVVPHLDTMFGLMPLYGNDIWLNGLLWLLCAYFGWLHHNPPPPAPEAEREI; the protein is encoded by the coding sequence GTGACGAGCCGCGGTTTCGCGCTCGCGCTCGGGGTCCTGCTGGTCCTGATGGGCCTTGCCGGCTTCGTCCCCCAGCTGATCCGCCCGGCCGGAGGCGTCCACGGCCTGTCTCTCGATGCCGGGCGCCCTCTCTTGTTCGGCTGGTTCGGCGCCACTGCGCTGCACAATGTCGTCTATGCCGCGATCGGCGTCGCCGGGATCGTCGGGAGCCGCAGCCTGACCGGCGCGGTGAGCTGGTGCCGCCGCGCGGGCCTCGCCTTCTTCGTGCTGATGCTGTGCGGCGTCGTGCCCCATCTCGACACGATGTTCGGGCTGATGCCGCTCTACGGCAACGATATCTGGCTGAACGGCCTGCTCTGGCTGCTGTGCGCCTATTTCGGCTGGCTCCACCACAATCCCCCGCCCCCGGCGCCGGAGGCGGAACGGGAAATCTGA